The segment CGACCACCGCACCCGCCGCGCGGCCCACCGCGGTCATCCCGAAGGCGCCGAAGATATAGGGCAGCAGCGCGCCGAGCAGCAGCCCGACGATGACATAGGGGTTGCTCAGCGAGAAATCGACGTGGAGATCGGGGAAGTAGATGCCCAGATCGGTGGTGTAGGCGCCGAACAGCACCAGCGCGGCGAGGCCGGCCGAGCCGATCGCATAGCCCTTGGTCACCGCCTTGGTGGTGTTGCCGACCGCGTCGAGCGCGTCGGTCTTGACGCGGACGCTGTCGTCGAGGCCCGCCATCTCGGCGATGCCGCCGGCATTGTCGGTGACCGGGCCATAGGCGTCGAGCGCCACCACCATGCCGGCGAGCGCCAGCATCGCGGTCGCCGCGAAGGCGATGCCGATCAGGCCGGCGAGCTGATAGGCGACGACGATGCCGACGCAGATCACGATCGTCGGCAGCGCGGTCGATTCGAGGCTGATCGCGAGGCCCTGGATGACGTTGGTGCCATGGCCGGTCTCGGACGACTTGGCGATCGAGCGGACCGGGCGATAGCCGGTGCCGGTATAATATTCGGTGATCCAGACCAGCAGGCCGGTGACGGCCAGGCCGACGAGCGCCGAATAGAAGAGGTGCATCGCCGGGAAGCTGGCGGCGCCGACCGTGATCGGCGCGGAAAGATCGCCGAGCACCTGCTGCGTGGCGAAGTAGATCGCCGGGATCGACAGGATCGCGGTGGTCCAGAAGCCCTTGTACAGCGCGCCCATGATCGACTGGCTGGAGCCCAGGCGGACCATGTAGGTGCCGATGATCGAGGTGACGATGCAGACGCCGCCGATCAGCAGCGGCAGCGCCATCAGCTTGCCGATCCACGCCGCGTCGCCCGCGACGAGCAGCGCGGTCAGCACCATGGTGGCGCCGACGGTGACGACATAGGTCTCGAACAGGTCGGCCGCCATGCCGGCGCAGTCGCCGACATTGTCGCCGACATTGTCCGCGATGGTGGCGGGGTTGCGGGGATCGTCCTCGGGAATGCCGGCCTCGACCTTGCCGACCAGGTCGGCGCCGACGTCGGCGGCCTTGGTGAAGATGCCGCCGCCGAGACGCGCGAAGATCGAGATCAGCGAGGCACCGAAGGCGAGCGCGACGAGCGCGTCGATGACGATCCGCTCATTGGGCGCATGGCCGCCCGGGCCGGTCAGATACCAGTAGAACACCGCGATCGCGAGCAGCGCGAGGCCGGCGACGAGCACGCCGGTCACCGCGCCCGCGCGGAAGGCGACGGTCAGGCCGCTCTGCAGGCTGGCGCGCGCGGCTTCGGCGGTGCGGACGTTGGCGCGAACCGAGATGTTCATGCCGACATAGCCCGCGACGCCCGACAGCAGCGCGCCGATCACGAAGCCGACCGCCGAGGTCTTGCCCAGGAAATAGAGCACCAGCGCGGCGACGATGACGCCGACGATCGCAATGGTGCGATACTGGCGGCCCAGATAAGCTTGGGCGCCTTCCTGAATCGCCGCGGCGATGTCCTGCATCTTTTCATTGCCGGCCGATGCGGCCAGTACCTGGCGGCTGGTAAACAGCCCGTATAATATGGCGAGCAGCCCACAGCCGATCGCGACCTGTATGATGAGCATCCTGACTCCCTTCGCTCTGTAAGCGCGGGGATCGAGCTTTTCCGCCCTTTTTTGTCCCCCGACACGTGGCGGCCTTGTATGTCTGTGTTAATCGCCCGCCGCAAGGGTTCGAATTTCCGGCAGGCCGGAACCTGAGAAAGGGGCAGCAATACTTCCCGAACAGGGTGCTGGACTTGGCGGATTACCGCCGATGTTCATAGCCGAGCGTTCCCGGCAGCGGCACCGGCCCGTCGCGATCATGGAGATGGAGGCCCGAACCGGCCTCGAACCGTCCGATCACCACCGCGTGGTGCGCCGCCGCGGCCGCCGCGGCGGGCGGCACCGCGGCGATGAGCTGGTAATCGTCCCCCGCCGTCGCGGCGGCGAGCCGCGCGGCGCGATCCTCCCCAAAGGCGCGCGCCTCGTCCGACAGCGGCACCGCATCGAGGTCGATCGCGACGGCGAGGCCCGAGGCGGCGGCGATCCGGGCGGCGTCGATCAGCAGCCCGTCCGAGACGTCGGCCATCGCATCGGCGAGCGGGGCGAGCGCACGGCCCTCGGCGAGGCGCGGCATCGGCAGGCGATAGGCCTTGAGCAGCCGGCGCGGCCCCTCGACCTCGCCCCGCGCGATGCGGAGGCCGAGCCCGGCGTCGCCGACCGGCCCGGTCAGCACCAGCAGGTCGCCGGCCTTCGCGCCGCGCCGGTCGGGCGCGCCGCCGGCGGGCGCCTGGCCGATCGCGGTCAGGCCCAGCACCCGCGCCGCGCCGGCCGGCTGGGCGACCGTGTCGCCGCCGAGCAGCGGCACCCCGAAATGGTCGAGCGCGCGGCCGAGTCCGTCGACGAACGCCGCATCCCAGTCCGCCGCGCCGGTCAGCCCGAAGCCCATCAGCACGCCGAGCGGCTCCGCCCCCTTGGCGGCGAGATCGGACAGGTTGACCGCGAGCAGCTTCCACGCGACGTCGCCCGCCGGATCGCCGGGGAGATAATGGACGCCCTCGACCAGCATGTCGTGGGTGAGCACCAGGTCGCGGCCGACCGGCGCGGGCAGCACCGCCGCATCGTCGGCCAGCCCTCGCGCGCCCGGATGCCGGGCAAGGCCGCGCAGGCGGTCGATCAGGCGTTGCTCGTCGCTCATCGGGTCACCATTCCCCAACCGCAGACCTTTTCATAGTCCGTCATCCCGGCGGAGGCCGGAATCTCGGGAGAGGGGAGAGAAGGTCGAGGCAGGAGCCGCCCGAGATGCCGGCCTCCGCCGGCATGACGGCTTCTTCTCACCCCGCCAGCCGGCTCACCGCGTCCCAGCTCAGCTTGACCCCGACCAGCATGGTCAGCCCGTAGACCATCACATAGAAGCGCTCGGGATCGATCCGCCGCACCAGCCGCACCCCCGCGAAGGTCGACAGGGTCGCGATCGGCAGCAGCGCCGCCGAGGCGAGCAGGTTGACCGGGGTGAACTGGCCGAGAGCGACATAGGCGGGCACCTTGATCCAGTTCATCAGCGCGAAGAAGATCGCGGTGGTGCCGACCAGCACGTCGCGCGGCAGCTTCTGCGGAAAGACCCAGAGCTGGTAGGGCGGGGCGCCGGCATGGGCGATCTGGCTGGTCAGCCCCGAGGCGGTCGCGCACAGGAAACCCACCGAGTCGGGCAGCACCCGGGCGGGGGCGGGGGTGCCGCCGCGCTCGACCCACAGCCGCTGCGCGCCGAACAGGATCGAGATCAGCCCGAGCGCCAGCAATATCCAGGCCTCGGGCAGGCTGGCGGCGAAGACATAGCCGAGCAGGATGCCGAGCACCGCGCCGGGCAGCATCACCAGCATGACGTGCCGGTCCCAGCTGCGGCGGAACGCCCAGACGCCGACCGCGTCCTGCGCGATCATCAGCGGTAGCAGGATCGCCGCCGCCTGCACCGGCGGCACCGCCATCGCGACCAGCGGCATCGCCAGCGTGCTGAAGCCGATGAAGCCTCCCTTGCCGAGGCCGAGCAGGACGACCGCCGGGATGCCCAGCAGCCAGAACATCGGATCGTGGAGGATCGTGGTGTCGACCGTCACCCGCGTCGGGCCTAGACGCGCACGGCCTTCGCGATGCCGTCGAGCACACCGTTGACGAAGCCCTTTTCCTTCTTGTCGTAGAAGGCGTCGGCGACGTCGACATATTCGCTGATCACGGTCGCGGTCGGCACGTCGGGGCGGGCGATCAGCTCATAGGCGCCGACACGCAGAATCTGCCGCATCGGCCGGTCGAGCCGCTCGAGCGTCCAGCCGCTCGCCAGCCGTGCGCCGATCGCGGCGTCGATCTCGGCCCGGCGGGCGTCGACGCCCTTCACCAGATCGTCGAAGAAGGCGACCTCGGCCGCCGCATATTCGACGTCCTCGATCGTCGCGCCCAGCCGATGCTGGTGGAATTCGTCGAGCAGCGCGGCGAGCGGGGTGCCCTCCATCTCCTGCTGGTAGAGCGCCTGCGCGGCGGCGAGGCGGGCGGCGCTGCGCGAGCGAGCGCGTTCATTGATCTTGGCCATTGTCCTAAGCTTCCAGTCTGGCGGCGACCGAGGCCGCGTGCGCGGGCAGCCCTTCCGCCGTGGCGAGCGCGACCGCCGCCGGCCCGATCGCGGCGATCGCCGCCGCATCGAGCGCGATGAAGCTGGTCCGCTTCATGAAGTCGAGCACCGACAGGCCCGAGGCGAAACGCGCCCGGCGGCCGGTCGGCAAGACGTGATTGGGGCCCGCGACATAGTCGCCGACCGCCTCGGGCGCGTGACGGCCGAGGAAGACCGAGCCGGCATGGCGGACCCGGTCGAACAGCGCCTGCGGATCGGCGACCGCCAGCTCGAGATGCTCGGGCGCCAGCCGGTCGCTGAGCGCGGGCACCTCGTCGAGGCTGGCGACGGTGACGATCGCGCCGTTCGCGTCCCAGCTCGCCCGCGCGGTCGCCCCGGTCGCGAGCCGGCCGAGCTGCGCCTCGACCTCTGCCGCGACCGCGTCGGCGAAGCCGGCATCGTCGGTGAACAGGATCGACTGGCTGGTCGGATCGTGCTCGGCCTGGCTGAGCAGGTCGGCGGCGATCCAGGCGGGGTCGTTGTCCTTGTCGGCGACGACGACGATCTCGGACGGGCCCGCCACCATGTCGATGCCGACCACGCCGTAGAGCTGGCGCTTCGCCTCGGCGACCCAGGCGTTGCCGGGGCCGACCACGACGTCGACCGGGCGAATCCGTTCGGTGCCATAGGCGAGCGCGGCGATCGCCTGCGCGCCGCCGATCCGCCACACCTCGTCCACGCCCGCGAGCGCGGCGGCGGCGAGCACCAGCGGGTTGACGACGCCGTCGGGGGTCGGCGTCACCATGACGATCCGATCGACCCCGGCGACCTTCGCGGGAATCGCGTTCATCAGCACCGAGGAGGGATAGGCCGCGCGGCCGCCCGGCACGTAGAGCCCGGCCGCCTCGACCGCGCCCCAGCGCGCGCCCATGCGGACGCCGGCCTCGTCGGTGCGGCTGCTGTCGGCGGGGCGCTGGGCGGCGTGATAGGCGGCGATGCGCGTCGCGGCCAGTTCGAGCGCCTGGCGCAGCGCGGGATCGAGCCCGGCCAACGCCGTGTCGCAGGTGCTACGGTCGATCCGCCAGCCCGACGAATCGAGGTCGTGCCGGTCGAAGCGGCGCGTATGGTCGGCGAGCGCGGCGTCGCCCCGCTCGCGCACCGCCGCGACGATCGCCGCGACGTCGCGCGAGACGTCGGCATCGGCCTCGCGCCGGCCGTCGACCAGCGCGGTGAAGGCGGCGGCGAAGCCCGCGTCGCGGCTGTCCAGCCTAAGCGGCATTCTTGTCCTCCACCGCGCGGCGGAAACCCTCGACCAGCGGGCCGATCTCGCCCGCCCGCGTCTTGAAGGCGGCGCGGTTGACGATCAGCCGCGACGAGACCTCGGCGATCGTCTCGACCTCGGCGAGGCCGTTGTCCTTGAGCGTCCGGCCGGTCGAGACGAGGTCGACGATCCGGCTCGACAGGCCGAGCACCGGCGCGATCTCCATCGCGCCGTTGAGCTTGACGCATTCGGCCTGGACGCCGCGCGCCTCGAAATGGCGGCGGGTGATGTTGGGATATTTGGTCGCGACGCGGACATGGCTCCACTCGCGCGGATCGTCGCCGGCCGCCATCGCGACGGGCTCGGCGACCGAGATGCGGCAATGGCCGATGGCGAGGTCGACCGGCGCGTAGAGCTCCGAATAGTCGAACTCCATCAGCACGTCCGAACCGACGATGCCGAGCTGCGCCGCGCCATGCGCGACGAAGGTGGCGACGTCGAAGGCGCGGACGCGGATCAGGCCGATGTCGGACCGGTTGGTGGCGAAGCGCAGCAACCGGCTGTCCTCGTCGCCGAAGGCCGGCTCGGGCACGATGCCGAGCGCGGCGAACAGCGGCAGCACCTCCTTGAGGATGCGGCCCTTGGGCACGGCGATGATGATCTGCGCGGTCATGACGCGCCGCGCCTTAAAGCAGCGCGGCGCGGCTGACAACGGACCCGGCCGATTCGATCACATCAGCTCGCGCAGCGCCAGCACGCCAAGGATCGCGAAGATCGTCGCGGCGGCGATGCGCATCGCCTTGAGCGGCACGATCCGGGTGATCCGGTCGCCCAGGAAGACGGCGGGGACGTTGGCGATCATCATGCCGAGCGTGGTGCCGGCCGCGACCAGCCCGACCGCATGGTAGCGCGCGCCGAGCGCGACGGTGGCGATCTGGGTCTTGTCGCCCATCTCGGCCATGAAGAAGGCGACGACGGTGGTCAGGAAGACGCCGTAGCGGGCCGGCTTCACCGCCGCCTCGTCCTCGTCGAGCTTGTCGGGGACCAGCGTCCACGCCGCCATGGCGAGGAAGCCGAGCGCGACCGCGAGGCTGAACCAGGTGCCGTCGAGCAGCCCCGACACCGCCGAGCCCGCCCAGGCGGCGAGCGCATGGTTGACGATGGTGGCGGCGAAGATGCCGAGGATGATCGGCACCGGCGCGCGGAAGCGGCAGGCGAGGATGATGGCGAGCAGCATCGTCTTGTCGCCGATTTCGGCGAAGGCGACGAGCAGGGTCGAGGCGAGGATCACATCCATGCGACAATTCCGGGCCGGGCGGACTATGGACAGACGACACCAGACCCCCCGCCCGGCAGGCGGAGGTCGGGTGTCATCGGTCTTGCCAAGCTCGAAAGCTCGACCGCGCCATGAGGTCTCCCCCAAGCATGTTGACGCGATCCCCGCCCGATGGGCGGCCGGCTACTCCCCGGATGACGCGGTCGCGGTAGGGGAAGCGGGGGGAAGGGTCAACCTATTTCCCCCTCCCTTGGAGGGAGGGGGACGACGGGTCAGGCGTTCCGCGCCGTCTCGAACAGGAACCAGGCGCGTTCCTCGGCCTGGTCGGTCCATTCGTCGAGGATGCCGCTGGTGGCATTGTCCTTGGCGGCGTCGACGATGTCCTTGGCCTCGCGCAGCTTGGCGACGAGTGCGAGATTGTCGTCGCGCAGCTCCTTGAGCATGTCCTGCGCGCTGACGAAGTCGGCGTCATTGTCCTTGATCGACTGGCGACGGGCGATGTCGCCGACCGAGCGCAGCGTGGTGTTGCCGGTCTTGCGGACCCGTTCGGCGATGACGTCGGTGGTCGCCAGGATCTGCGCCGCCTGGTCGTCCATCAGCAGGTGATAGTCGCGGAAATGCGGGCCCGACACATGCCAGTGGAAATTCTTGGTCTTGAAATAGAGCGCGAAGCTGTCGGCCAGGATGCCGTTCAGCGCATCGGCGACGCTCATCGCGCTGTTGCTCGACAGGTCGGTGGGGGTCGCCAGGGCGGATTTCGCTTTCTTGGCCATGATCTCGGGTGCTCCCTTCTCGATTCGGCTCGTCAACGATCATCGTGGCAAAAGGTGTCGCCACCGTCGCCTGAAAATCATCGGTTGCAGAAATCGACCGATTCGATCAGCAGGTCGACCCGGGATATCCACAGCATCCTTGACTCCGGACCCGTTCCGCCATTAAGGGCCCCATCCGAACAGCGGCGCGCGACGCCGCTTTATTTTTTGCACAGCGATTAAGGGTTTCGGGTCATGGCCAAGCCGACCACCGTCAAGATCAAGCTCGTCAGCACCGCCGACACCGGCTTCTTCTACGTCACCAAGAAGAATCCGCGCACCCAGACCGAGAAGCTGAGCTTCCGCAAGTACGACCCGGTCGTGCGCAAGCATGTCGACTTCAAGGAAGCCAAGATCAAGTAAGCGCCGCGCGGGCTTCGCGCCCGTGGCCTTCTGATCGAAAGACACCCGCCTCCGGGCGGGTGTTTTCGTTTGTCTGGTTTTTTTGTTTGGCCCTCAGGCGCCGGGCGGCCAGCATC is part of the Rhizorhabdus wittichii RW1 genome and harbors:
- a CDS encoding V-type H(+)-translocating pyrophosphatase (TIGRFAM: V-type H(+)-translocating pyrophosphatase~PFAM: Inorganic H+ pyrophosphatase), giving the protein MLIIQVAIGCGLLAILYGLFTSRQVLAASAGNEKMQDIAAAIQEGAQAYLGRQYRTIAIVGVIVAALVLYFLGKTSAVGFVIGALLSGVAGYVGMNISVRANVRTAEAARASLQSGLTVAFRAGAVTGVLVAGLALLAIAVFYWYLTGPGGHAPNERIVIDALVALAFGASLISIFARLGGGIFTKAADVGADLVGKVEAGIPEDDPRNPATIADNVGDNVGDCAGMAADLFETYVVTVGATMVLTALLVAGDAAWIGKLMALPLLIGGVCIVTSIIGTYMVRLGSSQSIMGALYKGFWTTAILSIPAIYFATQQVLGDLSAPITVGAASFPAMHLFYSALVGLAVTGLLVWITEYYTGTGYRPVRSIAKSSETGHGTNVIQGLAISLESTALPTIVICVGIVVAYQLAGLIGIAFAATAMLALAGMVVALDAYGPVTDNAGGIAEMAGLDDSVRVKTDALDAVGNTTKAVTKGYAIGSAGLAALVLFGAYTTDLGIYFPDLHVDFSLSNPYVIVGLLLGALLPYIFGAFGMTAVGRAAGAVVEEVRAQFRDNPGIMEGTSRPNYARTVDLVTKAAIKEMIVPSLLPVLAPIVVYFVIAQVAGRANGFAALGALLLGVIVSGLFVAISMTSGGGAWDNAKKYIEDGNHGGKGSDAHKAAVTGDTVGDPYKDTAGPAVNPMIKITNIVALLLLAALAHAAM
- a CDS encoding thiamine-monophosphate kinase (TIGRFAM: thiamine-monophosphate kinase~PFAM: AIR synthase related protein domain protein), with product MSDEQRLIDRLRGLARHPGARGLADDAAVLPAPVGRDLVLTHDMLVEGVHYLPGDPAGDVAWKLLAVNLSDLAAKGAEPLGVLMGFGLTGAADWDAAFVDGLGRALDHFGVPLLGGDTVAQPAGAARVLGLTAIGQAPAGGAPDRRGAKAGDLLVLTGPVGDAGLGLRIARGEVEGPRRLLKAYRLPMPRLAEGRALAPLADAMADVSDGLLIDAARIAAASGLAVAIDLDAVPLSDEARAFGEDRAARLAAATAGDDYQLIAAVPPAAAAAAAHHAVVIGRFEAGSGLHLHDRDGPVPLPGTLGYEHRR
- a CDS encoding protein of unknown function DUF81 (PFAM: protein of unknown function DUF81); its protein translation is MTVDTTILHDPMFWLLGIPAVVLLGLGKGGFIGFSTLAMPLVAMAVPPVQAAAILLPLMIAQDAVGVWAFRRSWDRHVMLVMLPGAVLGILLGYVFAASLPEAWILLALGLISILFGAQRLWVERGGTPAPARVLPDSVGFLCATASGLTSQIAHAGAPPYQLWVFPQKLPRDVLVGTTAIFFALMNWIKVPAYVALGQFTPVNLLASAALLPIATLSTFAGVRLVRRIDPERFYVMVYGLTMLVGVKLSWDAVSRLAG
- a CDS encoding NusB antitermination factor (TIGRFAM: transcription antitermination factor NusB~PFAM: NusB/RsmB/TIM44); the encoded protein is MAKINERARSRSAARLAAAQALYQQEMEGTPLAALLDEFHQHRLGATIEDVEYAAAEVAFFDDLVKGVDARRAEIDAAIGARLASGWTLERLDRPMRQILRVGAYELIARPDVPTATVISEYVDVADAFYDKKEKGFVNGVLDGIAKAVRV
- a CDS encoding histidinol dehydrogenase (PFAM: histidinol dehydrogenase); this translates as MPLRLDSRDAGFAAAFTALVDGRREADADVSRDVAAIVAAVRERGDAALADHTRRFDRHDLDSSGWRIDRSTCDTALAGLDPALRQALELAATRIAAYHAAQRPADSSRTDEAGVRMGARWGAVEAAGLYVPGGRAAYPSSVLMNAIPAKVAGVDRIVMVTPTPDGVVNPLVLAAAALAGVDEVWRIGGAQAIAALAYGTERIRPVDVVVGPGNAWVAEAKRQLYGVVGIDMVAGPSEIVVVADKDNDPAWIAADLLSQAEHDPTSQSILFTDDAGFADAVAAEVEAQLGRLATGATARASWDANGAIVTVASLDEVPALSDRLAPEHLELAVADPQALFDRVRHAGSVFLGRHAPEAVGDYVAGPNHVLPTGRRARFASGLSVLDFMKRTSFIALDAAAIAAIGPAAVALATAEGLPAHAASVAARLEA
- a CDS encoding ATP phosphoribosyltransferase (homohexameric) (TIGRFAM: ATP phosphoribosyltransferase~PFAM: ATP phosphoribosyltransferase, catalytic region), which produces MTAQIIIAVPKGRILKEVLPLFAALGIVPEPAFGDEDSRLLRFATNRSDIGLIRVRAFDVATFVAHGAAQLGIVGSDVLMEFDYSELYAPVDLAIGHCRISVAEPVAMAAGDDPREWSHVRVATKYPNITRRHFEARGVQAECVKLNGAMEIAPVLGLSSRIVDLVSTGRTLKDNGLAEVETIAEVSSRLIVNRAAFKTRAGEIGPLVEGFRRAVEDKNAA
- a CDS encoding protein of unknown function UPF0016 (PFAM: protein of unknown function UPF0016), translated to MDVILASTLLVAFAEIGDKTMLLAIILACRFRAPVPIILGIFAATIVNHALAAWAGSAVSGLLDGTWFSLAVALGFLAMAAWTLVPDKLDEDEAAVKPARYGVFLTTVVAFFMAEMGDKTQIATVALGARYHAVGLVAAGTTLGMMIANVPAVFLGDRITRIVPLKAMRIAAATIFAILGVLALRELM
- a CDS encoding Ferritin, Dps family protein (PFAM: Ferritin, Dps family protein), translated to MAKKAKSALATPTDLSSNSAMSVADALNGILADSFALYFKTKNFHWHVSGPHFRDYHLLMDDQAAQILATTDVIAERVRKTGNTTLRSVGDIARRQSIKDNDADFVSAQDMLKELRDDNLALVAKLREAKDIVDAAKDNATSGILDEWTDQAEERAWFLFETARNA
- a CDS encoding LSU ribosomal protein L33P (PFAM: ribosomal protein L33), yielding MAKPTTVKIKLVSTADTGFFYVTKKNPRTQTEKLSFRKYDPVVRKHVDFKEAKIK